In a single window of the Micromonospora sp. WMMD1155 genome:
- the msrA gene encoding peptide-methionine (S)-S-oxide reductase MsrA, whose translation MFLRRMNAEMVSPDQALPGRPIAMPVADRHEVLGTPLKGPFPEGLQVAVFGMGCFWGAERLFWTLPGVYTTSAGYAGGITKNPTYEETCSGRTGHAEVVQVVYDPSKINYEDLLKVFWENHDPTQGMRQGNDVGTQYRSAIYTTTDEQRAIAESSRDAFQPIVTRAGKGEITTEIAPLGSYYFAEDYHQQYLAPTKNPNGYCNHGPNGLSCPVGVARVGG comes from the coding sequence GTGTTTTTGCGCCGTATGAACGCCGAGATGGTTTCGCCCGACCAGGCCCTGCCCGGCCGTCCGATCGCCATGCCGGTCGCCGACCGGCACGAGGTTCTGGGCACCCCGTTGAAGGGCCCGTTCCCGGAGGGCCTCCAGGTAGCGGTCTTCGGCATGGGCTGTTTCTGGGGCGCCGAGCGGCTGTTCTGGACGCTGCCCGGCGTCTACACCACCTCCGCCGGCTACGCGGGTGGCATCACCAAGAACCCGACGTACGAGGAGACGTGCTCCGGCCGGACCGGTCACGCCGAGGTCGTCCAGGTGGTGTACGACCCCAGCAAGATCAACTATGAGGACCTGCTGAAGGTCTTCTGGGAGAACCACGACCCGACCCAGGGCATGCGCCAGGGCAACGACGTGGGCACCCAGTACCGGTCGGCGATCTACACGACCACCGACGAGCAGCGGGCCATCGCGGAGTCGTCCCGGGACGCGTTCCAGCCGATCGTGACGCGGGCCGGCAAGGGTGAGATCACCACCGAGATCGCCCCGCTCGGCAGCTACTACTTCGCCGAGGACTACCACCAGCAGTACCTCGCCCCGACCAAGAACCCGAACGGCTACTGCAACCACGGCCCGAACGGGCTGAGCTGCCCGGTCGGCGTGGCCCGCGTCGGCGGCTGA